From Micromonas commoda chromosome 3, complete sequence, a single genomic window includes:
- a CDS encoding predicted protein yields MQRVTSNSIRLGPTQILEAACAARDLARVEEAMLTVMRAGRSDPQDDELLSTAAKVVWDIVSDSGTVDERERAKLTIRRAVQWLVEEAGNLEGAYSLAHITSDRVTLEDVLVGAARGRKYNPSAARVMAVVRERLDGV; encoded by the coding sequence ATGCAGAGAGTCACAAGTAACTCGATTCGACTCGGACCAACGCAGATCTTGGAAGCTGCGTGCGCTGCCCGCGACCTGGCGAGAGTGGAGGAAGCGATGTTGACAGTGATGCGTGCGGGGCGGTCTGATCCCCAAGACGATGAGCTACtcagcaccgcggcgaaagTCGTCTGGGACATTGTGAGCGACAGTGGGACGGTGGATGAGCGAGAGAGAGCTAAACTTACTATCCGAAGGGCGGTGCAATGGCTCGTGGAGGAGGCCGGTAATCTCGAAGGTGCCTACTCACTAGCACATATCACAAGCGATCGCGTCACCTTGGAGGATGTACTCGTAGGCGCAGCACGAGGCCGGAAGTACAATCCCAGTGCCGCTCGAGTCATGGCAGTGGTGCGAGAACGTCTTGATGGAGTGTAG
- a CDS encoding predicted protein, with protein MGRFENAAGLSIAFYSWEVPNPKGVVIFSHGHGVHATFELLNSPKPPGIRTEYSGTWADSLNKAGYSLFALDHQGHGRSDYARGKRCYFERVQDLVNDFKRFVKLVRQEVGQELPTFLLGMSMGGFVVVNAAMQDENLADGVVLLAPMLSLDRLAARGINKVLLPLVTMISVFLPTLPVAETAKNIKFPHSQLEVEMDDLTYPSGVMRTRCRVAAEYYIGTKRTQTLMHKMKIPFITFHGKDDQMTDPASSQMLYDRASSSDKTLQWVENVFHDLMHEKPTSNDIIAAIVNWLSERTGSSKPKRKNRALR; from the coding sequence ATGGGAAGGTTCGAGAACGCTGCGGGTCTATCCATCGCCTTTTACAGCTGGGAAGTGCCGAACCCCAAGGGGGTCGTCATCTTCAGCCACGGACATGGTGTGCACGCCACGTTCGAGCTCCTAAATAGCCCCAAACCCCCGGGTATTCGAACTGAGTACTCTGGAACTTGGGCAGACAGCTTGAACAAGGCCGGCTACAGCCTGTTCGCGCTGGACCACCAGGGTCACGGCCGATCGGATTACGCGCGGGGCAAGCGCTGCTACTTCGAGAGGGTGCAGGACCTCGTCAACGATTTCAAGCGTTTCGTGAAGCTCGTGAGACAAGAAGTAGGTCAAGAGCTCCCAACGTTCCTTTTAGGCATGAGCATGGGCGGCTTTGTCGTGGTGAACGCCGCTATGCAGGACGAGAACCTGGCAGACGGAGTGGTGCTCCTCGCACCGATGTTGTCGCTTGACCGATTGGCGGCCAGGGGCATCAATAAGGTGTTGCTACCGCTCGTGACTATGATTTCCGTTTTCCTACCTACCCTTCCGGTCGCGGAAACGGCGAAAAACATCAAGTTTCCCCATTCTCAGCTCGAGGTGGAGATGGATGATTTGACCTACCCGTCTGGCGTGATGCGGACCAGGTGCCGCGTTGCGGCCGAATATTACATCGGAACAAAACGCACCCAGACACTGATGCATAAGATGAAGATTCCGTTCATCACTTTCCACGGAAAAGATGACCAGATGACGGATCCAGCAAGCTCGCAAATGCTATACGATCGTGCCTCGTCGAGTGACAAGACCCTGCAATGGGTCGAGAATGTCTTCCACGACTTGATGCATGAGAAGCCGACGAGTAATGAtatcatcgccgccatcgtcaaTTGGCTGTCTGAACGTACTGGCAGCAGCAAACCGAAGAGGAAAAATCGAGCGCTGCGTTAG
- a CDS encoding predicted protein — protein MNSLTRIALICLCLDVVRAQGAASGPSPAAATASNEEVNKLALWPDVDIRGLLAGEPNATGNAPNPIDLLFVLQAGSVTLVPANDGGLIGGQLFFREVLAQIVVFADRPYRTMDMLSLEDFFAFELVQDFFAGPNPPNAIITGELPQDIRLQRHNESDSMPYRRLLGTVLGAAEWDSQQPSELRFDIPAGMDIFRENGRVDIVDDELFQDLRKGYANASYDGFPTLHRVTVFIDPFQTAPEKTQLNIGRRLLQRGRVGRGGGRFGRAGAFAAPRGFGRRWNGNINNYWGGRNAFLGGFSRGGLYGSRLVGTSTLYPGWGGFGYYDDGFYDPSIFSGRAMAYQTPNTVVQQVPVYVPVPAGPAPQSPVPTQTSVMTKAILKSELTGTWAGNGGGAGMGSIRVSAVETVDGLEVTAQLPGCETCKLGCRWERARGTAMISSDGGSQLQVDFVSCDDARNAITTLRGILAIAANGRNVIYWSPATHSTQWIRNS, from the coding sequence ATGAACTCTCTCACCCGCATCGCCCTCATCTGCCTTTGCCTTGACGTCGTTCGGGCCCAAGGCGCTGCTTCTGGTCCCTCACCAGCAGCCGCAACAGCCTCGAACGAGGAAGTCAACAAGCTTGCTCTCTGGCCGGATGTAGACATTCGCGGGCTGCTCGCCGGCGAACCAAATGCAACCGGAAATGCACCTAATCCCATTGACCTCTTATTTGTCCTTCAAGCCGGCTCCGTGACGCTTGTCCCCGCGAATGATGGCGGTTTGATTGGGGGTCAGCTATTTTTTAGGGAGGTACTTGCGCAGATAGTCGTCTTCGCTGATAGACCGTACCGAACGATGGACATGCTCAGTCTTGAGGACTTCTTCGCTTTTGAGTTGGTCCAAGACTTCTTCGCTGGCCCGAACCCACCAAACGCCATAATCACCGGAGAGTTGCCGCAAGATATTAGATTGCAGCGCCATAACGAATCTGACTCCATGCCGTATAGACGTCTCTTGGGCACTGTCTTGGGGGCCGCCGAATGGGATTCACAGCAACCATCGGAGCTTCGTTTTGACATTCCCGCCGGTATGGACATATTCAGAGAAAACGGACGCGTAGAtatcgtcgacgacgagctaTTTCAAGATCTGCGGAAAGGGTATGCAAATGCATCATATGACGGCTTTCCAACTCTTCATCGTGTCACCGTGTTCATTGATCCATTTCAAACGGCACCCGAGAAGACACAACTTAACATCGGACGAAGACTGCTGCAGCGAGGGCGTGTCGGTCGTGGTGGTGGTAGATTTGGTCGCGCCGGGGCATTCGCGGCACCGCGGGGTTTTGGTCGGCGTTGGAATGGCAACATTAATAACTACTGGGGAGGCAGAAATGCATTTCTCGGTGGATTCTCTCGAGGGGGTCTATACGGCTCTCGGCTTGTCGGCACGTCAACTCTGTATCCAGGTTGGGGCGGATTTGGATACTATGATGACGGATTTTACGATCCATCCATCTTTTCCGGTCGTGCCATGGCGTACCAGACCCCAAATACGGTGGTGCAGCAAGTCCCAGTTTATGTTCCAGTCCCAGCAGGCCCAGCTCCTCAGTCCCCGGTCCCGACTCAGACGTCTGTGATGACCAAAGCAATCTTAAAGAGTGAGTTGACTGGAACATGGGCAGgaaacggcggcggagctggaATGGGCTCAATCCGAGTTTCTGCGGTCGAAACAGTCGACGGATTAGAAGTCACAGCTCAACTTCCAGGTTGTGAGACATGCAAGTTGGGTTGTCGATGGGAGCGAGCAAGAGGCACAGCCATGATCTCTTCAGATGGAGGATCACAACTTCAAGTTGACTTTGTTTCTTGTGATGATGCGCGAAATGCAATCACGACATTACGTGGAATCCTTGCCATTGCAGCTAATGGCCGGAACGTGATATATTGGTCGCCTGCCACGCATTCGACACAATGGATTCGCAACTCTTGA
- a CDS encoding predicted protein (Encodes a Micromonas-specific homeobox protein with two homeobox domains.), with protein MDSGEPTPAYQLVIGNDHPPEGGLTHGTAQSTSEGVPTKVKGRGWKAKPYCQNTWSTRQDGQRRLEALLNKAANTPDFKPASLTGDRLSGDAAQLLVDFIQRPVIRQQLQPLGVGTILGKKRKKKPLLDEDGNPTLTAKKKKPVLISEDTGRRVKTRLSAQQTEYMQERFAEKPRWKPQECAELLKVLNTMGPEVTADQAYRWFDNRRNKKPTKVSSAMNDSGATTSHIMKTSRISKDEREMLETAYSQDCAPDMHKRAAIAAAIGISTRQVTNWFARRQASQRPAMPRSLLANVDHGGGDDIGLLSRGLVEGLLPGASTAGVQGGSQMTLPETLAAQSDLGLGIHHPELYGNLPTSHSPVPQGVVTRVWGW; from the exons ATGGACTCGGGTGAGCCAACACCCGCGTACCAATTGGTCATCGGCAACGACCACCCACCCGAAGGCGGGTTGACACATGGCACGGCGCAAAGCACGAGCGAAGGCGTCCCAACTAAAGTGAAGGGGCGGGGTTGGAAGGCGAAACCTTACTGCCAGAATACATGGTCCACGCGACAAGACGGCCAGCGTAGACTTGAG GCGCTCCTCAACAAGGCTGCGAACACCCCAGATTTCAAGCCTGCATCTCTGACAGGTGATAGGCTGTCAGGGGATGCGGCACAGCTTCTCGTGGACTTTATTCAGCGGCCCGTTATACGTCAGCAGCTGCAGCCTCTTGGCGTGGGGACCATCCTCGGCAAGAAGCGAAAGAAGAAGCCCCTGCTGGATGAGGACGGCAATCCCACGCTGACagcgaagaagaagaagccggTACTGATCTCAGAGGATACTGGGCGGCGTGTGAAGACGCGACTATCCGCTCAGCAGACCGAGTATATGCAGGAAAGATTCGCGGAGAAGCCGCGGTGGAAGCCGCAAGAGTGTGCTGAGCTGCTCAAGGTGCTCAACACGATGGGGCCAGAGGTGACAGCTGACCAGGCGTACAGATGGTTCGACAACAGGCGAAACAAGAAGCCCACGAAGGTGTCATCGGCCATGAACGATAgcggggcgacgacctcACACATAATGAAAACCAGCAGGATCAGCAAAGATGAAAGGGAGATGCTGGAGACAGCGTACTCTCAAGACTGTGCGCCGGACATGCACAAGCGCGcagccatcgccgccgcgattggGATCTCAACGCGCCAGGTGACAAACTGGTTCGCGCGACGACAGGCTTCACAACGTCCCGCGATGCCGCGCTCCCTGCTGGCCAACGTTGACCACGGAGGAGGGGATGACATCGGCTTGCTGAGCAGGGGACTGGTCGAGGGGCTGCTGCCtggcgcctcgacggcgggagTCCAGGGCGGGTCTCAGATGACCTTACCGGAAACCCTCGCTGCTCAGAGCGACTTAGGACTAGGAATTCATCACCCGGAACTGTACGGCAATCTACCCACTTCCCACTCGCCCGTTCCCCAGGGTGTGGTCACACGGGTGTGGGGATGGTAA
- a CDS encoding predicted protein: MEGPEGSSQPLAGPSAVLRARNTKPTEPGAQPKAVSPVKAWDSDGSSGSSENDPGAATVVPFDPVPPPRLLSVRSRAPATDGYNYDDTASTSGRKPAQKELRVCAVTWNMCGRKFPSNLEPMLAPLFGRGDDGDVVRGWSAADDDEDGIDTPCDILVIGVQEAAAMDGFVEGILSALGGDDEFVHLAGVSLEPGGWIQMEVFLRRELLPLVSDVRRDAVSCGIGNVFGNKGSVGVAFMCAGAELCFLNAHLAAHTEKVKQRNADYHRIVRTMFAPRVGSQNGSISSSKAVRKPKAKANAVAPADAPDETGALKPHTPIDPHRPTPETPSRFGGLLKRRAWTAAERFDMCVFMGDLNYRVEGNRRAVDVLLENDMMDVMLSNDQLGIEKAAGRAFSGWSEAELKFPPTYKLNRGTADVYDTSAKQRVPSWTDRVLWRTKTGGKVRCNNGADVYTSAKGIRTSDHLPVVARIKTTIFDANLAAIRGGGHPSTGSRSRLCSVM; this comes from the coding sequence ATGGAAGGGCCGGAGGGTTCGAGCCAGCCGCTGGCGGGCCCATCCGCTGTGCTCAGAGCGCGCAATACAAAGCCAACGGAGCCCGGTGCGCAACCGAAGGCCGTGTCGCCGGTCAAGGCATGGGACTCCGATGGTTCTTCCGGTTCGTCGGAGAACGatccgggcgccgcgacggtcgtCCCTTTCGACCCGGTCCCGCCCCCTCGCCTGCTGAGTGTGAGGTCTCGCGCTCCAGCGACGGACGGATACAATTACGATGACACGGCGAGCACCAGCGGCAGGAAACCTGCACAGAAGGAGCTACGTGTCTGCGCGGTCACCTGGAACATGTGCGGAAGGAAGTTCCCGAGCAACCTGGAGCCCATGCTGGCGCCTCTGTTTGgccgtggcgacgacggcgacgtcgtccgtgGATGGTCGGCagcggacgatgacgaagaCGGAATAGATACTCCGTGCGATATACTGGTAATCGGTGTTCAGGAAGCCGCTGCGATGGACGGCTTCGTAGAAGGTATACTCTCAGCGCTCGGTGGAGACGATGAGTTTGTGCATCTTGCGGGGGTGTCGCTGGAGCCTGGTGGATGGATACAGATGGAGGTATTCCTCAGACGAGAGCTGTTGCCCCTGGTAAGCGACGTGAGAAGAGACGCCGTAAGCTGTGGAATAGGGAACGTGTTCGGGAACAAGGGGAGTGTCGGAGTTGCGTTCATGTGCGCAGGGGCGGAACTATGCTTCCTCAACGCGCATCTTGCGGCACACACTGAGAAAGTGAAGCAGCGCAACGCTGACTACCATCGCATTGTGAGGACGATGTTTGCGCCCAGAGTTGGCAGTCAGAATGGGAGCATATCATCATCGAAGGCAGTGCGAAAACCTAAGGCGAAGGCCAACGCAGTGGCCCCCGCAGATGCTCCCGATGAAACTGGTGCGTTGAAACCACATACTCCAATCGACCCGCATCGGCCGACTCCAGAGACTCCCTCGCGTTTTGGGGGTTTGCTCAAGCGCCGTGCGTGGACCGCCGCGGAAAGATTTGATATGTGTGTGTTCATGGGCGATCTCAACTACCGAGTCGAGGGGAACAGACGGGCGGTGGACGTGCTCCTGGAGAATGACATGATGGACGTGATGCTGTCCAATGACCAGCTCGGGATCGAAAAAGCCGCCGGGCGTGCCTTTTCTGGCTGGTCCGAGGCTGAACTGAAATTTCCGCCGACATACAAGCTGAATCGTGGTACTGCAGATGTCTACGACACCTCAGCTAAGCAGCGAGTTCCTTCGTGGACCGATCGCGTCCTCTGGAGGACCAAGACAGGCGGCAAGGTGCGGTGCAACAACGGAGCTGACGTTTACACCTCAGCCAAGGGAATCAGGACGTCCGACCACCTTCCGGTAGTCGCGCGGATCAAAACCACAATTTTTGATGCAAATCTTGCCGCGATTCGAGGAGGTGGGCATCCGAGCACGGGCTCAAGGTCGCGGTTGTGCTCTGTCATGTGA
- a CDS encoding predicted protein yields the protein MRSLQRAFNYRTCLKAWATCGDASTSTVSMRKVSTPFLARNQGELRWMSTVVPPGKTLGEVTHVDLLEKENPDDIATIWRQYHEGKSGRVGLKVEPEAYRSLEKRSGQCPIFVMPLHKSPGRFLSLVMQTKLPYVSFTAIDDFRKLQEAATPVMVAAHYPELIDSKGLALVQAAHVDATTAGAVEHLTGQEAVRLVRSEPEDMGG from the exons ATGAGAAGTTTACAACGGGCATTCAATTATCGCACGTGTCTGAAAGCATGGGCGACATGTGGCGACGCCTCGACCTCCACGGTCTCGATGAGGAAGGTTTCTACACCTTTTCTCGCCCGAAACCAAGGCGAGCTGCGGTGGATGAGCACGGTAGTGCCTCCTGGCAAGACGCTTGGCGAAGTTACTCACGTGGATTTACTGGAAAAGGAAAACCCAGATGACATTGCCACCATATGGCGTCAATATCACGAGGGAAAGAGTGGTAGAGTCGGTTTGAAAGTTGAGCCCGAAGCGTATAGGTCTCTCGAGAAGCGCTCTGGGCAGTGCCCCATTTTCGTGATGCCCCTTCACAAGTCCCCGGGCAGGTTTCTCTCGCTGGTGATGCAGACCAAGTTACCATACGTATCTTTCACCGCCATCGACGATTTCCGGAAGCTCCAAGAAGCAGCGACGCCTGTCATGGTCGCGGCGCATTACCCAGAGTTAATCGACTCGAAGGGGCTGGCGCTGGTTCAAGCTGCGCACGTTGATGCCACAACAGCAGGCGCAGTTGAACATCTTACCGGGCAAGAGGCTGTGAGGCTCGTAAG AAGTGAGCCGGAGGACATGGGGGGATGA
- a CDS encoding predicted protein, whose amino-acid sequence MTEGKPEGPAAALNPSAAAFTFKATAPSFTPGSTDSRPAAGAAPFYPRPQAPPTEPEYPGYDEFDEYHDHEQDQVVDLPKKKSLADLGLDSLGFVSDGSESGHDTPSPMTQIRRQQAMRQNVGDGQDIGGWYSGEGVEGVAAEWQHTVSYQPHDQHPIAGYEGEYDQQLAAYNMPHYPYYPAGAGGGLSEYDEGEFLKFLQESFPGYSLDSLQELLEANGGDANITVEMLLEMHSEVAPPEPPRLDDESSFPTLGGSTSTGTSESQKPPDSKPPEEIFKSFTISGGVSNMRLPGNNIASRSTHGDFADRVRTTQPSAPAQSRGTTQVGYGAGSFSGRRAAAEQQWVDTGDTVSAMYATNREDARDYMRLRNICFQQATQAYLSGNKALAKDLSRQGRQHAMNMKAAHERAAAFIFQERNNSNVQGGTPMLDLHGLHVAEAINVLRRELPNFKAAGRVVHILVGTGHHTKERVGGAQ is encoded by the exons ATGACCGAGGGTAAGCCGGAAGGACCGGCAGCCGCCCTGAATCCTTCGGCGGCCGCGTTCACCTTCAAGGCGACAGCACCCTCGTTCACGCCCGGCTCCACAGATTCACGGCctgccgcgggtgccgctCCTTTCTATCCTCGCCCGCAGGCGCCACCCACGGAACCGGAGTATCCTGGGTATGATGAGTTCGACGAGTATCATGATCACGAACAAGATCAAGTCGTAGACCtgccgaagaagaagagccTCGCGGATCTGGGCCTGGACTCCCTCGGATTTGTGTCGGACGGCTCGGAGTCGGGCCACGACACCCCGTCTCCCATGACGCAGATTAGGCGACAGCAGGCTATGAGACAGAATGTTGGGGATGGACAAGATATCGGTGGTTGGTACAGCGGTGAAGGCGTGGAgggggtcgccgcggagtgGCAGCACACCGTGTCATACCAACCGCACGACCAACACCCTATCGCTGGGTACGAGGGTGAATACGATCAACAACTCGCGGCGTACAATATGCCGCACTATCCCTACTACCCCGCGGGAGCAGGCGGAGGGCTCTCGGAGTATGACGAAGGAGAGTTCTTAAAATTTCTACAGGAGAGTTTCCCCGGGTACAGCCTGGATAGCCTCCaggagctgctcgaggcgAACGGCGGGGATGCCAATATCACAGTGGAGATGCTGCTGGAGATGCACAGTGAGGTAGCGCCTCCAGAGCCTCCTAGACTGGATGACGAGTCGAGTTTTCCCACGCTCGGCGGGAGTACATCTACTGGAACGAGCGAGAGTCAGAAACCTCCCGATTCGAAGCCGCCCGAGGAGATTTTCAAGTCGTTCACCATCTCAGGCGGTGTATCAAATATGCGTCTGCCCGGGAACAATATCGCTTCCAGGTCTACCCACGGCGACTTTGCCGACAGGGTGAGAACCACGCAGCCAAGTGCACCTGCTCAGTCACGAGGTACGACACAAGTAGGATATGGCGCAGGAAGCTTCTCCGGGAggagagccgccgcggagcagcaGTGGGTGGACACCGGAGACACGGTTTCAGCTATGTATGCCACCAACAGGGAGGATGCTCGGGACTACATGCGGCTCAGAAATATTTGCTTCCAGCAGGCCACGCAGGCGTATTTATCCGGAAACAAGGCTCTGGCCAAAGATCTGAGTCGTCAAGGCCGTCAACACGCGATGAACATGAAAGCTGCACACGAGAGAGCAGCTGCCTTTATTTTCCAGGAAAGAAATAACAGTAACGTCCAAGGTGGTACACCAATGCTCGATCTGCACGGCCTGCACGTCGCTGAAGCAATCAATGTTCTTCGGCGGGAGCTCCCAAATTTTAAGGCGGCCGGGCGAGTTGTTCACATTCTAGTGGGGACGGGGCACCACACCAAGGAACGTGTTGGAGGAGCTC AATGA
- a CDS encoding predicted protein, whose translation MTRPNLDDESIQMFKTGPNDTGSSSLQIALLTKRIESLTEHLLVNKKDYACQRGLRILLGQRSRLMKYLMKKDRAEYERVMDGLNLRIKSA comes from the coding sequence ATGACCCGCCCCAAcctggacgacgagtccATCCAGATGTTCAAGACCGGTCCCAACGACACCGGCTCTTCCTCGCTCCAGATCGCCCTCCTTACCAAGCGTATCGAGAGTCTTACCGAGCACCTGCTCGTCAACAAGAAGGACTACGCATGCCAGAGGGGGCTGCGCATCCTTCTCGGCCAGCGCTCTAGGCTCATGAAATACCTGATGAAGAAGGACCGGGCAGAGTACGAGCGCGTGATGGACGGCCTCAACCTTCGCATTAAGTCTGCGtaa
- a CDS encoding predicted protein, which yields MLKGTRFVRVATAASGGDDSKTTTEDEGYRMPPPEVAQFVERPQNPSISISPMRDQLLYLMRPPPYPLVSELARPELKLAGMRIDETQNSRSRMSGNTGIAIGPMPTSEEEINSFEHFDGLPDGATLNYVSWGVDARHIAFTVRFAGPEVPETDRAPPELWIADVTTRACRPLLPGRGLNTLFESYSWLDKDTIVACVVPAGRPPRPQRPPTPPGPRVQTNFGGNVAQARTYADLLKDSHDGDLFEYFSSSEFVKVSVLTGEVTPFGSGPAIHTRLDPSPDGNFVIMEALQRPFSYAVPCGRFPKRVWITDRDGREVREVCNLPMADNIPIVHNSCREGPRSINWRPDRPAELYWTEAQDRGDPRLDVSPRDITYTADMHADPTAPGVATFQTDLRYGGVSWAGEGVGLLYESWYKSRTIRAWVVDTDGRTDRAPRLLYDRDYEDSYNDPGSPLSRRMPDGTYLIANVTGSIPESGWKPAKGEGASDKGDRPFLDLLNLDTGATKRIWQCPEDGALERPGSIISDTNGAPITLDTMQILLSRETPSENPQYYSLELNGSDGTLKPRRISDFPHPHPGLIDPPKEILRYKRADGVELNATLYTPPGYDAKRDGPLPTIMWAYPREFNSAEAAGQLRDSPLRFTSISPMSPLVWLSRGYAVLEGPSLPIIGSAAEGVEPNDTYVEQLVAGARAAVEEVVRRGVTDPQRVGVGGHSYGAFMASNLLAHAPYLFACAVARSGAYNRTLTPFGFQSEERTLWQAPDTYMNMSPFMHADIIKKPILLIHGEEDTNSGTNVIQSERFFAALKGNGADARLVLLPHESHSTRAFESVCHTLAETSEFFDKHLSAKAVEREAEVAQEETLTSKL from the exons ATGCTGAAGGGCACCCGGTTCGTTCGtgtcgcgaccgccgcgagcggcggcgatgattCCAAGACGACCACCGAAGACGAGGGATACAGGATGCCTCCCCCGGAGGTTGCTCAATTCGTTGAGCGGCCTCAGAACCCGAGCATCAGCATCTCGCCAATGAGAGACCAGCTTCTGTACCTAATGCGTCCACCGCCTTATCCTCTGGTCAGCGAGCTCGCCCGCCCCGAGCTCAAGCTCGCAGGTATGCGGATCGACGAGACCCAAAATAGCCGCTCGCGAATGTCGGGCAACACAGGTATCGCAATCGGCCCGATGCCGACGTCCGAGGAGGAAATAAACTCGTTTGAGCACTTTGACGGGCTCCCAGATGGGGCCACATTGAACTATGTCAGCTGGGGTGTCGATGCCAGGCACATCGCGTTTACAGTTAGATTCGCCGGTCCCGAGGTGCCGGAGACCGATCGTGCCCCGCCCGAGCTGTGGATTGCCGACGTcacgacgcgtgcgtgccGGCCGCTGCTCCCTGGCCGTGGTCTTAACACCTTGTTCGAGAGCTACAGCTGGCTGGACAAAGACACCATCGTGGCGTGCGTGGTGCCTGCgggacgcccgccgcgtccgcagCGTCCGCCAACCCCTCCAGGACCGCGCGTACAGACGAATTTCGGCGGCAACGTGGCTCAGGCACGAACGTATGCCGATCTGCTGAAGGATTCGCACGATGGGGACCTATTCGAGTACTTCAGTTCTTCTGAGTTTGTCAAGGTAAGCGTGTTGACGGGAGAGGTGACGCCGTTTGGCTCAGGGCCTGCGATACACACGCGACTTGACCCTTCCCCGGACGGAAACTTTGTCATCATGGAAGCACTCCAGCGGCCATTCTCGTACGCCGTGCCCTGCGGCCGCTTCCCTAAGCGCGTGTGGATAACAGACCGTGATGGGCGTGAAGTAAGAGAGGTGTGCAACTTGCCGATGGCGGACAACATTCCAATTGTCCACAACTCGTGCCGTGAGGGGCCAAGGTCAATCAACTGGCGACCGGACAGGCCAGCGGAGCTTTACTGGACAGAGGCACAGGATCGGGGCGACCCGAGATTGGATGTATCGCCCAGGGACATTACATACACGGCGGACATGCACGCTGATCCCACTGCCCCAGGCGTTGCTACGTTCCAGACAGATCTGAGGTACGGCGGTGTGTCCTGGGCAGGCGAGGGTGTTGGGTTACTTTACGAGTCCTGGTACAAATCTAGGACTATCCGCGCCTGGGTGGTGGACACGGACGGACGCaccgaccgcgcgccgcggctcctTTATGATCGTGATTACGAAGACTCATATAACGACCCAGGATCGCCACTGTCGCGAAGGATGCCTGACGGGACATACTTAATTGCAAACGTTACCGGATCAATCCCCGAGAGCGGTTGGAAGCCGGCGAAG GGCGAAGGGGCGAGTGACAAAGGGGATAGGCCGTTTTTGGACCTACTCAACCTCGACACAGGAGCGACCAAGCGAATTTGGCAGTGTCCTGAAGATGGTGCCCTCGAAAGACCGGGATCGATAATCAGTGACACAAATGGCGCACCGATAACTCTGGACACCATGCAAATTCTCCTCTCGAGGGAAACACCAAGCGAGAACCCGCAGTACTATTCCCTAGAGCTCAACGGATCCGATGGCACGCTCAAGCCGCGCCGCATCAGCGACTTTCCGCATCCCCATCCAGGGCTGATCGATCCACCAAAGGAAATCCTTCGGTACAAACGTGCCGATGGCGTTGAATTAAACGCAACATTATACACGCCGCCTGGGTACGATGCCAAACGCGATGGTCCACTCCCAACGATAATGTGGGCGTACCCTCGTGAGTTCAAcagcgccgaggctgcgggtCAGCTGAGGGATTCGCCCTTGCGATTTACGTCAATCTCTCCCATGTCGCCGCTTGTTTGGCTGTCTCGTGGATATGCTGTTCTAGAGGGACCTTCGCTGCCTATAATCGGATCCGCTGCGGAGGGCGTTGAACCAAATGACACCTACGTAGAGCAGCTGGTGGCGGGTGCGAGAGCGGCAGTTGAGGAGGTGGTGCGACGAGGTGTTACTGACCCAcagcgcgttggcgtcggcggtcatAGCTATGGCGCGTTTATGGCGTCCAACCTGCTGGCACACGCCCCATACCTATTCGCATGTGCAGTCGCCCGCTCAGGGGCGTACAACCGAACACTGACGCCGTTTGGGTTTCAGTCTGAGGAGCGAACGCTGTGGCAGGCGCCGGATACGTACATGAACATGAGCCCTTTCATGCACGCTGATATCATCAAGAAGCCAATTCTGCTCATTCACGGCGAAGAGGACACAAACAGCGGAACCAACGTTATCCAGTCGGAACGATTCTTCGCTGCGTTGAAGGGAAACGGCGCAGATGCAAGGCTCGTGCTCCTTCCACATGAATCCCATTCGACACGCGCTTTTGAATCTGTCTGTCACACCCTCGCAGAGACGAGTGAATTCTTTGACAAACACCTCTCTGCCAAGGCTGTCGAGCGAGAGGCCGAAGTCGCGCAGGAAGAAACACTGACGTCGAAGCTTTAG